The Gilliamella apicola genome window below encodes:
- the can gene encoding carbonate dehydratase, producing the protein MFDVNDLIRFNHEWSEKIEQEDPEFFKQLAIAQNPKFLWIGCSDSRVPAEKLIKLKPGELFVHRNVGNLVIHTDLNCLSVVQYAVDVLKIEDIIVCGHLGCGGIRAAVENPDIGLINNWLLHIRDLWFRNSSLIGEFPPEIRLDILCELNVIEQVYNLGHSTIIQSAWQRGQKTNLHGWVYGIDNGKITDLHITSSSSENLEINYREAISYLLNLHKSQQ; encoded by the coding sequence ATGTTTGATGTTAATGATTTAATCCGTTTTAATCACGAATGGTCAGAAAAAATAGAGCAAGAAGATCCCGAATTTTTTAAACAACTTGCCATTGCACAAAATCCAAAATTTTTATGGATTGGTTGTTCAGATAGCCGAGTTCCTGCTGAAAAATTAATTAAGCTAAAACCCGGCGAATTGTTTGTTCATCGAAATGTCGGTAATTTGGTTATTCATACAGATCTTAATTGTCTATCTGTTGTGCAATATGCCGTTGATGTGCTAAAAATTGAAGATATTATAGTATGTGGACATTTAGGATGTGGTGGAATACGCGCTGCAGTTGAAAATCCAGACATAGGATTAATTAATAACTGGTTGCTGCATATTCGTGATTTATGGTTTCGTAACAGTTCTCTTATTGGTGAGTTTCCACCAGAGATCAGATTAGATATTTTGTGTGAGCTTAATGTTATTGAACAAGTTTATAATTTAGGCCATTCAACGATTATTCAATCAGCATGGCAACGCGGTCAAAAAACGAATTTACATGGCTGGGTTTATGGTATTGATAATGGCAAAATTACTGATTTACATATTACATCGTCAAGTAGTGAAAATCTTGAAATTAATTATCGAGAAGCAATTTCTTATCTTTTAAATTTACATAAATCACAACAATAA
- the nrdG gene encoding anaerobic ribonucleoside-triphosphate reductase-activating protein, whose amino-acid sequence MNYHRYYPVDVVNGEGTRCVLFVAGCEHQCPGCYNKSTWGVNSGSPFTQSLEDQIIKDLQDTEIKRQGLSLSGGDPLHPKNVPAILKLVKRVKSECDNKDIWLWTGYKLDELSADQQEVVSYVDVLIDGKFVQELADPRLLWRGSSNQIIYRFK is encoded by the coding sequence ATGAATTATCATCGCTATTATCCTGTTGATGTTGTAAATGGCGAAGGAACCCGTTGTGTACTTTTTGTTGCTGGCTGTGAACATCAATGTCCGGGTTGTTATAACAAAAGTACATGGGGAGTTAATTCAGGCTCGCCGTTTACACAATCACTTGAAGATCAAATCATTAAAGATTTACAAGACACAGAAATAAAACGTCAAGGATTATCGCTTTCTGGCGGTGATCCTTTACATCCAAAAAATGTTCCAGCAATATTAAAACTTGTTAAACGTGTTAAATCTGAATGCGATAACAAAGATATTTGGTTATGGACTGGATATAAACTTGATGAATTAAGTGCCGATCAGCAAGAAGTTGTATCTTATGTTGATGTGCTAATTGATGGTAAATTTGTTCAAGAACTAGCTGATCCTCGACTATTATGGCGAGGAAGCAGCAATCAAATCATTTACCGTTTTAAGTAA
- a CDS encoding DJ-1 family glyoxalase III codes for MMKQALVFLSEGCEETEAVTTIDLLTRAGIEVITASISNCCEVKCSRGVTILAQKTISEIQHENFDVVILPGGVKGAENFRDCSLLIEILQKTHRVGGVIAAICASPAIVLQHHNLFPNAYMTGYPSTKDSFKLWKTDRVYFDEQNKVITSQGPATSIDFALKIIDVLVGRKKAAEVAQQLVLPVGVESYQ; via the coding sequence ATAATGAAACAAGCATTAGTCTTTTTATCAGAAGGTTGTGAAGAGACAGAAGCAGTAACAACAATTGATTTACTAACTAGAGCGGGTATTGAAGTCATTACAGCGAGTATTTCAAATTGTTGTGAAGTTAAATGTTCTCGTGGAGTAACAATTTTAGCCCAAAAAACTATTTCAGAAATTCAACATGAAAATTTTGATGTGGTTATTTTACCTGGGGGTGTTAAAGGAGCTGAAAATTTTCGAGATTGTTCGTTATTAATCGAAATATTGCAAAAAACTCATCGGGTTGGTGGTGTTATAGCAGCAATTTGTGCTTCTCCTGCAATAGTTTTGCAACATCATAATTTATTTCCGAATGCATATATGACAGGTTACCCATCTACTAAAGATTCATTTAAACTATGGAAAACAGATAGGGTATATTTTGATGAGCAAAATAAAGTTATTACTAGTCAAGGTCCTGCGACATCAATTGATTTTGCTTTGAAAATTATTGATGTTTTGGTTGGGCGAAAAAAAGCAGCTGAGGTTGCTCAGCAGTTAGTTCTTCCTGTGGGGGTTGAATCCTATCAATAA
- a CDS encoding cation diffusion facilitator family transporter produces MSNSHLYEKLVKRATLIAVLTSIFLIFIKFITCWITGSISLFASLLDSSIDLLASGLNFFLVRYALKPADDDHTFGHGKAESLAALAQSTFIIGSATILLLSSIKSIVHPSELQAPLLGITVSAISTVITSILVLYQRYVVKLTQSKAIQADMLHYSSDMLMNIAVIIALFLSWYGISFADAAFAFLIALYICHNAYKISYSAIQDLLDRALPESDNEKIANIVKSYPNVHGFHDLKTRQAGPIKFIQLHIELDDNMPLVKAHAIADSIEKCIAELFSPATVIIHQDPISVVPIETMR; encoded by the coding sequence ATGTCAAATTCACATTTGTACGAAAAATTAGTTAAAAGGGCAACATTAATTGCTGTTTTAACATCTATCTTTCTAATTTTTATAAAATTTATTACCTGTTGGATAACAGGTTCAATAAGTTTATTTGCATCATTGCTAGACTCAAGTATTGATTTACTTGCTTCTGGCCTTAATTTCTTTTTGGTACGTTATGCTTTAAAACCGGCTGATGATGATCATACCTTTGGTCATGGTAAAGCTGAATCACTTGCAGCGCTAGCGCAAAGTACATTTATTATAGGTTCAGCGACAATTTTATTACTTTCAAGTATTAAGTCTATTGTTCATCCTAGCGAATTACAAGCACCATTGCTTGGAATTACTGTTTCTGCCATATCTACGGTAATTACTTCCATACTTGTTTTATATCAAAGGTATGTTGTAAAACTTACTCAAAGTAAGGCTATTCAAGCTGATATGCTACATTATTCTTCTGATATGTTAATGAATATTGCTGTTATAATTGCACTCTTTTTAAGCTGGTATGGAATTTCTTTTGCAGATGCTGCATTTGCATTCTTGATTGCTTTATATATTTGTCATAATGCTTATAAGATTTCATACAGTGCGATACAGGATTTACTTGATAGAGCATTACCAGAAAGTGATAACGAGAAAATTGCTAATATTGTTAAATCATATCCGAATGTTCATGGTTTTCATGATTTAAAAACTAGGCAAGCAGGCCCCATAAAATTTATTCAATTGCATATAGAACTTGATGATAATATGCCTTTAGTTAAAGCACACGCTATAGCTGATTCAATTGAAAAGTGTATTGCTGAACTCTTCTCTCCTGCAACAGTAATTATTCATCAAGATCCAATTTCGGTTGTACCAATTGAAACGATGCGGTAG
- a CDS encoding acyltransferase, whose product MESAKPQKIYSIHVLRGVAIIMIVFSHCLGVFKNSNLIANSYLFSFLNLFAFNFTTFFVLIAGFLFQHLTYKFDTKTYYLSKFKTVVCPYISVSIFCFFFYHYQYLSGLPWYSSTEPSVISSIIRMMLTGTQLLPLWFMPMIIIVYLMGPLLFYWSKKNLIVAGLIAMLWVVMFTKPDFTKPLLNLLHYGPVYLIGMMLKQNYETIMKSVKDNLLLVIFLFGLCFFIPFAYRYMDYFGIQNLYFDTLQKIILFILALYFLDGLNHKVNEGKIYKFFSYMANVSFPIYFIHEIIVIELERQLSMSPMGDIIKTSNGELASLGAISFLVSTLVISVIIANIIKLVFKDKAKYLIGGMR is encoded by the coding sequence ATGGAATCTGCAAAACCTCAAAAAATTTATTCTATTCACGTATTGCGTGGTGTTGCAATTATTATGATTGTTTTTAGCCACTGTTTAGGTGTATTTAAAAACTCTAATCTTATTGCGAATAGTTATTTATTCTCTTTTTTAAATTTATTTGCATTTAATTTCACAACTTTTTTTGTGTTGATTGCTGGTTTTTTGTTTCAACATTTAACGTACAAATTTGATACTAAAACATATTATTTATCAAAATTTAAAACAGTAGTATGTCCTTATATTTCAGTGTCTATTTTTTGTTTTTTCTTCTATCACTATCAATATCTATCGGGATTACCATGGTATTCCTCTACTGAACCTAGCGTTATTAGCTCAATAATTAGAATGATGTTAACTGGTACGCAACTTTTACCTTTGTGGTTTATGCCAATGATAATTATTGTATACCTAATGGGACCTCTTCTTTTTTATTGGTCGAAAAAGAATTTAATTGTGGCAGGTCTAATAGCTATGCTTTGGGTGGTAATGTTTACTAAACCTGATTTTACAAAGCCACTTTTGAATTTATTACATTATGGTCCAGTTTATTTAATTGGTATGATGCTTAAACAAAATTATGAAACTATTATGAAATCTGTGAAAGATAACCTGTTATTAGTTATCTTTCTTTTTGGTTTATGTTTTTTTATTCCATTTGCTTATCGCTATATGGATTATTTTGGTATTCAAAATCTTTATTTTGATACTTTGCAAAAAATTATTTTATTTATACTCGCCCTTTATTTTTTAGATGGATTAAATCATAAAGTAAATGAAGGAAAGATTTATAAATTCTTTTCTTATATGGCAAATGTAAGTTTTCCTATCTATTTCATTCATGAAATTATAGTTATAGAACTTGAGCGTCAGCTTTCTATGTCACCAATGGGTGATATTATTAAGACAAGTAATGGTGAATTAGCATCATTAGGGGCAATTAGCTTTTTAGTTTCAACTTTAGTGATAAGTGTCATCATTGCTAACATAATAAAATTAGTTTTCAAAGATAAAGCAAAATATCTTATTGGAGGAATGCGTTAA
- the pfkA gene encoding 6-phosphofructokinase, producing the protein MIKKIGILTSGGDAPGMNAAIRGVVRTALTEGLEVFGVYDGYLGLCEDKITKLERSSVSDIITRGGTFLGSARFPEFKDKAVRQKAIENLKKHQIDALVVIGGDGSYMGAMRLTEEGFPCIGLPGTIDNDIRGTDYTIGYFTALSTAVEAIDRLRDTCSSHHRISVIEIMGRDCGDLTLNAAVAGGCEFMIIPEMSYTKEDLIEEIKLGFAKGKKHAIVTVTEHMCDVNQLAADIEAAVHHETRATVLGHVQRGGSPVPYDRILGSRMGAYAVELLKLGHAGRCVGVQNGKLVHHDIIDAINNMKRPFDVDLYNTAKRLF; encoded by the coding sequence ATGATAAAAAAAATAGGTATCTTAACTAGTGGTGGTGATGCACCAGGGATGAATGCAGCCATACGAGGAGTAGTTAGAACTGCTTTAACGGAAGGGTTAGAGGTTTTTGGTGTTTATGATGGTTACTTAGGTCTTTGTGAAGATAAAATTACTAAGTTAGAACGTTCTAGCGTATCAGATATCATTACTCGTGGTGGTACGTTTCTCGGTTCTGCCAGATTCCCAGAATTTAAAGATAAAGCAGTAAGACAAAAAGCTATTGAAAATTTGAAAAAGCATCAAATTGATGCTTTAGTCGTGATTGGTGGTGATGGATCTTATATGGGTGCTATGCGTTTAACAGAAGAAGGTTTCCCATGTATTGGTTTACCTGGTACCATTGATAATGATATTCGCGGAACCGATTACACGATTGGTTATTTCACCGCACTAAGTACTGCTGTTGAAGCTATTGATAGATTACGTGATACCTGTTCTTCACACCACAGAATATCTGTGATTGAAATTATGGGGCGAGATTGTGGTGATTTAACATTAAATGCTGCAGTTGCTGGTGGTTGTGAATTCATGATTATTCCAGAAATGTCTTATACGAAAGAAGATTTAATCGAAGAAATTAAATTAGGTTTTGCAAAAGGTAAAAAACATGCAATTGTAACCGTTACAGAGCATATGTGTGATGTTAACCAGCTTGCTGCAGACATTGAAGCAGCCGTTCACCATGAGACTCGTGCAACAGTATTAGGCCATGTTCAACGAGGTGGTTCTCCTGTTCCTTACGATCGTATTTTAGGTTCACGCATGGGTGCTTATGCTGTTGAATTATTAAAACTAGGTCATGCTGGAAGATGTGTAGGCGTACAAAATGGTAAATTGGTACATCATGATATAATAGACGCTATTAATAATATGAAGCGCCCATTTGATGTAGATCTTTACAATACTGCAAAACGTTTATTTTAG
- the rppH gene encoding RNA pyrophosphohydrolase, whose amino-acid sequence MIDNDGYRPNVGIVICNRYGQVLWARRYGQNSWQFPQGGIKLNETPEQAMFRELNEEVGLLPQDVKILSVTNGWLRYKLPKRMIRWENQPVCIGQKQKWFLLELISDTSVINLNKSSTPEFDDWKWVSYWYPIRQVIAFKRDVYRKAMKEFSLSVFSIQSEVEVPIANVSKKKRFNFFAHKRKNKQCIKK is encoded by the coding sequence GTGATTGATAATGATGGCTACCGTCCAAATGTAGGAATAGTTATTTGTAACAGGTATGGTCAAGTACTTTGGGCTCGTCGTTATGGACAAAATTCTTGGCAGTTTCCTCAGGGCGGAATAAAACTAAACGAAACGCCTGAGCAGGCAATGTTTCGTGAATTAAACGAAGAAGTAGGATTATTACCTCAAGATGTAAAGATTCTATCCGTTACTAACGGTTGGTTGCGATATAAATTACCTAAACGAATGATACGTTGGGAAAATCAACCTGTTTGTATTGGTCAAAAACAGAAATGGTTTTTACTAGAATTGATATCTGATACATCGGTAATTAATCTCAATAAGTCTTCAACTCCTGAATTTGATGATTGGAAGTGGGTTAGTTATTGGTATCCGATTCGTCAAGTTATTGCTTTTAAACGCGATGTTTATCGAAAAGCAATGAAAGAATTTTCATTGTCAGTATTTAGCATCCAATCCGAAGTGGAAGTACCAATAGCAAATGTCTCTAAAAAGAAAAGATTTAATTTCTTTGCTCATAAACGAAAAAATAAACAGTGTATTAAAAAATGA
- a CDS encoding GNAT family N-acetyltransferase — protein sequence MSLSYLEDNERFYVCDINNKQIAEMTFTRIGQNQATINHTYIAPDYRGQGIAEKLLDLVVKKLQQENRKIIPICSFAIKKLNKQN from the coding sequence ATGTCATTGAGTTATTTAGAAGATAATGAGCGTTTTTATGTCTGTGATATAAATAATAAACAAATAGCCGAAATGACTTTTACTCGAATAGGGCAAAATCAAGCTACTATCAATCACACATACATAGCTCCCGATTATCGAGGTCAAGGTATTGCTGAGAAATTATTAGATCTTGTTGTCAAAAAATTACAACAAGAAAACCGTAAAATTATTCCTATTTGCTCTTTTGCTATTAAAAAATTGAATAAACAAAATTAG
- a CDS encoding YbdD/YjiX family protein, translating to MFDSLAKAGKYLGQAAKLMVGIPDYDNYVQHMKLTHPEQTPMTYEEFFKERQDARYGGKGGFKCC from the coding sequence ATGTTTGATTCACTTGCCAAAGCAGGAAAATATCTCGGTCAAGCTGCCAAGCTTATGGTCGGTATCCCTGATTACGATAATTATGTTCAACACATGAAACTAACCCATCCTGAACAAACACCTATGACTTATGAAGAATTTTTTAAAGAAAGACAAGATGCACGTTATGGTGGTAAAGGTGGATTTAAATGTTGCTAA
- a CDS encoding YgjV family protein has protein sequence MDNLNFLYQFMGTDFIDRYTTVPQLIGILGYLVGISAFLQRRDNVFRWQLTIVNVIMTLHFYLLGPESYPAAILNVVNIFRNIASNYTKNILVMLFFIALMWIFYFFTTPDPTQFIHYLSVIGTTLVTIALFRLQQQKMRLLILMSSVLWIIYSLWIGSLGSLAIEVTFAIINIITIIKLSKKQTV, from the coding sequence ATGGATAATCTAAACTTTTTGTATCAATTTATGGGTACAGATTTTATAGATAGATATACTACTGTACCTCAGTTAATTGGTATTTTAGGTTATCTTGTAGGCATTAGTGCTTTTTTACAACGTCGTGATAATGTTTTTCGTTGGCAGTTAACAATCGTTAATGTCATTATGACTTTGCACTTTTACTTATTGGGTCCAGAGTCTTATCCAGCAGCAATTCTTAATGTAGTCAATATATTTAGAAATATTGCTTCGAATTACACAAAAAATATCTTAGTGATGTTATTTTTTATTGCTTTGATGTGGATATTTTATTTTTTTACTACTCCAGATCCGACACAATTTATACATTACTTGTCCGTTATTGGTACTACGTTAGTTACTATTGCATTATTTCGTTTACAACAACAGAAAATGCGGCTACTTATACTAATGAGCAGTGTTTTATGGATTATTTATAGTTTATGGATAGGATCTTTAGGAAGTCTGGCTATAGAAGTAACTTTCGCCATAATTAATATTATTACGATTATCAAATTATCTAAAAAACAAACTGTGTGA
- a CDS encoding CobW family GTP-binding protein, whose product MTNPIILQPLPVTLLTGFLGSGKTTLINHLLENNRNEKIIIIENEFGQINLDSDLLNAHCDIQIVEMTNGCICCTVQGELTNALHKLHAQRIAGELTFDRLIIETTGLADPAPIIQTFFIDDLIRETIKLDAIITLVDAQHILQHLDEHRVALSQIGFADRIIVTKTDCISEQQKNEIISRINKINNKAAIIVAINGQIPKSQWIDIHSFDLNDDLIINKGFLVINPLKKIETNFKILPLQNQTQSWTDNICSYLFEAGELDLKKIGSFMENLVEQYGNDMLRYKGVLAIKDNPQRLIVQGVHKVVGFDYGSSWQDPSEKISRLVVISRILPFDDLNQEFLKTIAS is encoded by the coding sequence ATGACAAACCCAATTATTTTGCAACCACTACCTGTCACTTTACTAACAGGATTTCTCGGTTCAGGTAAAACGACATTAATTAATCATTTATTAGAAAATAATCGTAACGAAAAAATAATCATTATTGAAAATGAATTTGGTCAAATAAATCTTGATAGCGATTTATTAAATGCCCATTGCGATATTCAAATTGTTGAGATGACCAATGGTTGCATCTGCTGCACCGTACAAGGTGAACTTACCAATGCGCTTCATAAATTACATGCCCAGCGCATAGCAGGTGAATTAACATTCGATCGTCTTATTATCGAAACTACAGGACTTGCCGATCCGGCTCCAATTATTCAAACATTTTTTATTGACGACTTGATTCGTGAAACGATTAAACTTGATGCTATTATTACCTTAGTTGATGCTCAGCACATTTTGCAACACTTAGATGAACATCGAGTAGCACTTTCACAGATTGGATTTGCTGATCGAATTATTGTTACTAAAACTGACTGTATAAGTGAACAGCAAAAAAATGAGATTATTAGTAGAATTAATAAAATTAATAATAAAGCTGCAATCATTGTTGCGATAAACGGACAAATACCAAAATCACAATGGATTGACATCCATTCATTCGATTTAAATGACGATTTAATCATTAATAAAGGTTTTCTTGTTATTAATCCATTAAAAAAAATTGAAACTAACTTTAAAATTCTTCCATTACAAAATCAAACTCAATCATGGACAGATAATATCTGCTCCTATCTTTTTGAAGCTGGCGAACTTGATTTGAAAAAGATAGGTTCATTTATGGAAAACTTGGTTGAGCAATATGGTAATGACATGTTACGGTATAAAGGTGTATTAGCGATTAAAGATAACCCGCAACGTTTGATTGTTCAAGGAGTACATAAAGTTGTTGGTTTCGATTATGGTTCTTCATGGCAAGATCCTTCTGAAAAAATATCTCGATTAGTCGTAATTAGTCGTATTTTGCCATTTGATGATTTGAATCAAGAATTTTTAAAAACTATTGCTAGCTAA
- a CDS encoding FAD-binding protein, whose product MDYDIAIIGLGPAGSTLARLLNPSFKIIALDKKYQTGNKGFHKPCGGLLANDAQKSFIRQKLNIPTDILTNPQIFSVKTIDLQTKLVRNYQRSYISFDRHKFDLWLKSLIPTTVTVLHNTLCKEVRRIIDGYQITFVDENQIEQNVTARYVIGADGANSVVRRMRYPNHSIRQYVAIQQWFTEKHSNPFYSCIFDNQLTNCYAWSMSKDGYFILGGAFPKKNANKHFEQLKQKLTQQGFIFGEPVKAEKCLVIYPNRFRDFYTGNENIFLIGEAAGFISASSLEGISYALDSAEILSKILNSGQPKPNKRYYQKTIPLRLKLYSKIIKAKILTTPIWRKLIMKSKIQHIKTN is encoded by the coding sequence ATGGATTACGATATTGCAATCATTGGTCTTGGCCCTGCAGGTAGTACGTTAGCACGTTTACTTAACCCATCTTTTAAGATTATTGCTTTAGATAAAAAATATCAAACTGGTAATAAAGGTTTTCATAAACCTTGTGGAGGATTATTGGCAAATGATGCTCAAAAATCTTTCATTAGACAAAAATTAAATATTCCAACAGATATTTTAACCAATCCACAAATTTTCAGTGTCAAAACTATAGATTTACAAACTAAACTAGTCCGTAATTATCAACGTAGCTATATTAGTTTTGATAGACATAAGTTTGATCTATGGTTAAAGTCACTTATTCCTACCACAGTTACAGTTTTACATAATACTCTGTGTAAAGAAGTAAGAAGAATCATTGATGGTTATCAAATTACTTTTGTCGATGAAAATCAAATAGAACAGAATGTTACCGCTCGATATGTAATTGGTGCTGATGGTGCAAATTCAGTTGTTAGACGAATGCGCTATCCCAATCATTCCATCAGACAATATGTAGCAATTCAACAATGGTTTACTGAAAAACATTCAAATCCTTTTTATTCTTGTATTTTTGATAACCAATTAACCAATTGCTATGCTTGGAGTATGTCTAAAGATGGCTATTTTATACTTGGTGGAGCATTCCCTAAAAAAAATGCCAATAAACATTTTGAGCAATTAAAACAAAAATTAACACAACAAGGTTTTATCTTTGGCGAGCCGGTGAAAGCTGAAAAATGTTTAGTTATCTATCCTAATCGTTTCCGTGACTTTTATACTGGCAATGAAAATATATTTTTAATAGGTGAAGCGGCAGGATTTATTAGTGCAAGTTCTTTAGAGGGAATCAGTTATGCACTTGACAGTGCTGAAATTTTAAGCAAAATATTAAATAGTGGTCAACCGAAACCAAATAAGCGATATTATCAAAAAACAATACCACTACGCCTTAAACTATATAGCAAGATTATTAAAGCCAAAATATTAACTACTCCAATTTGGCGAAAGCTTATTATGAAAAGTAAGATTCAACATATAAAAACGAATTAA
- the murA gene encoding UDP-N-acetylglucosamine 1-carboxyvinyltransferase — MEKFLLKGPTSLNGEVIISGAKNAALPILFAAILAEKPVELKNVPKLKDIDTTLELLSQLGVKCQRNGSVHLNAAHLNNYCAPYELVKTMRASIWALGPLVARFGQGQVSLPGGCAIGARPVDLHITGLQQLGAKIILDEGYVKASVDGRLKGAHIVMDKVSVGATVTIMSAATLAEGKTVIENAACEPEIVDTAKFLNMLGAKITGAGTMRIEIEGVESLGGGTHEIVSDRIETGTFLVAAAISKGKITCRKTDPNLLDAVISKLKEAGAHIEFGDDWICLDMQNKRAKAVNIHTAPHPGFPTDMQAQFSLLNMVAEGTGIIKETIFENRFMHVPELIRMGARAEIEGNTLITHGVEKLSGTQVMATDLRASASLVLAGCIAEGSTIVDRIYHIDRGYDNIEEKLRSLGANIERVK, encoded by the coding sequence ATGGAAAAGTTTCTCCTTAAAGGTCCAACTTCTTTAAACGGCGAAGTTATTATTTCAGGTGCTAAAAACGCGGCTTTGCCTATTTTATTTGCGGCTATTTTAGCTGAAAAGCCTGTAGAGCTAAAAAATGTACCTAAGTTAAAAGATATTGATACTACACTAGAGCTATTAAGTCAGTTAGGTGTGAAATGTCAACGCAATGGTTCTGTCCACCTTAATGCAGCTCATCTTAATAATTATTGCGCACCTTATGAATTAGTAAAAACTATGCGTGCTTCCATTTGGGCCTTGGGACCATTGGTTGCTCGTTTTGGTCAAGGACAAGTTTCATTACCTGGCGGTTGTGCGATTGGTGCAAGACCTGTTGATCTTCATATTACTGGGCTTCAACAATTAGGTGCAAAAATTATTTTGGATGAAGGATATGTTAAAGCCTCTGTCGATGGTCGATTGAAAGGTGCGCATATTGTTATGGATAAAGTGAGTGTTGGTGCTACAGTGACGATTATGTCTGCTGCAACTTTAGCCGAAGGTAAAACGGTAATTGAAAATGCAGCATGTGAGCCAGAAATTGTTGATACAGCTAAATTCTTAAATATGCTTGGTGCTAAAATTACCGGTGCTGGAACAATGCGCATTGAAATTGAAGGCGTTGAAAGTTTAGGTGGTGGTACGCATGAAATTGTTTCAGATCGAATTGAAACAGGAACTTTTTTAGTAGCTGCTGCTATTTCAAAAGGAAAAATTACTTGTCGTAAAACTGATCCAAACTTGCTTGATGCTGTCATATCAAAATTAAAAGAAGCTGGTGCACATATTGAATTCGGTGACGATTGGATTTGTTTAGATATGCAAAATAAACGAGCAAAAGCTGTAAATATCCATACAGCCCCACATCCAGGTTTTCCTACAGACATGCAAGCACAATTTTCATTATTAAATATGGTTGCTGAAGGTACTGGAATTATTAAAGAAACGATTTTTGAAAATCGATTTATGCATGTGCCAGAATTAATCCGTATGGGTGCTAGAGCAGAAATTGAAGGTAATACACTAATTACTCATGGCGTAGAAAAACTCAGTGGTACACAAGTAATGGCGACAGATTTACGAGCATCAGCAAGTTTAGTGTTGGCTGGTTGTATTGCAGAAGGTTCTACAATCGTTGATCGCATTTACCACATTGATAGAGGTTATGACAATATCGAAGAAAAACTAAGAAGTTTAGGGGCCAATATTGAAAGGGTGAAATAA